The following coding sequences are from one Halosolutus amylolyticus window:
- a CDS encoding dihydrofolate reductase, protein MTASRESLPAAVRETDLELVAIAAVAANGVIGRDGEMPWHIPADLEHFKETTMDHPVIMGRVTYEGIVEALGEPLPGRTTIVLTSRDLETPENAVVASDLESAIEAAETAARERHDGTDRAFVAGGASVYEQFLPAIDRLIVTEVHDAPDGDTRFPEWDPESFREVTRDDHDGFAFVEYVRRE, encoded by the coding sequence ATGACGGCCTCTCGCGAGTCCCTCCCGGCGGCCGTTCGCGAGACCGACCTCGAACTCGTCGCGATCGCCGCCGTCGCGGCAAACGGCGTCATTGGCAGGGACGGCGAGATGCCGTGGCACATCCCCGCGGATCTCGAGCACTTCAAGGAGACGACGATGGACCATCCCGTCATCATGGGGCGGGTCACCTACGAGGGGATCGTCGAGGCCCTCGGCGAACCGCTCCCCGGCCGGACGACGATCGTCCTGACGAGTCGGGACCTCGAAACGCCCGAGAACGCCGTCGTGGCGTCCGACCTCGAGAGCGCGATCGAGGCGGCCGAAACCGCGGCCCGCGAGCGCCACGACGGCACCGATCGGGCGTTCGTCGCCGGCGGCGCGTCGGTGTACGAGCAGTTCCTGCCCGCGATCGATCGGCTGATCGTCACCGAGGTTCACGACGCGCCCGACGGCGACACGCGATTCCCGGAGTGGGACCCGGAGTCGTTTCGGGAGGTCACGCGCGACGACCACGACGGGTTCGCGTTCGTCGAGTACGTCCGTCGCGAGTGA
- the thyA gene encoding thymidylate synthase yields MHQYLDLVDSVLSGGTYKPNRTGVDTIASFSEHYEVNLGKGYPLLTTKEMDGYRWNSMLHEVCWYLSGEEHIRDLREKTKIWDAWADEEGRLDTAYGRFWRRYPVPEDDAQLDGESWPDDAHRWVTVEDDGRRTFDQLQYVIDTLSDSPNSRRLVVNAWHPANAAVSTLPPCHYSFVFNVQGDRLNCHLTQRSGDTALGIPFNIAAYALLTNVVAQQTGYEPGTFAHTVVDAHVYCGRGDRGEWYGEHLDELQSRLADVDDREEYLDVKGWLESEAPPEAEGDERLDHVPGLLEQLSREPLDRPTLDLAATSIDDLSYEDVQLREYDSHEGIAFSVAE; encoded by the coding sequence ATGCACCAGTACCTCGATCTCGTCGATTCGGTACTCTCCGGGGGCACCTACAAGCCCAACCGGACCGGCGTCGACACGATTGCCTCGTTCAGCGAGCACTACGAGGTTAACCTCGGGAAGGGGTATCCCCTGCTCACGACGAAGGAGATGGACGGCTACCGGTGGAACTCGATGCTTCACGAGGTCTGCTGGTATCTCTCCGGCGAGGAACACATCCGCGATCTCCGCGAGAAGACGAAGATCTGGGACGCGTGGGCCGACGAGGAGGGGCGGCTCGACACCGCCTACGGCCGCTTCTGGCGGCGGTACCCGGTTCCGGAGGACGACGCGCAACTCGACGGCGAGTCCTGGCCGGACGACGCCCACCGGTGGGTCACCGTCGAGGACGACGGCCGCCGCACGTTCGACCAGTTACAGTACGTGATCGACACGCTCTCGGACAGTCCGAACTCGCGACGGCTCGTCGTGAACGCGTGGCACCCCGCCAACGCGGCCGTCTCGACGCTTCCGCCCTGTCACTACTCGTTCGTCTTCAACGTTCAGGGCGATCGGCTGAACTGCCACCTCACGCAGCGGTCCGGCGATACGGCGCTGGGAATCCCGTTCAACATCGCCGCCTACGCGCTCCTGACGAACGTCGTCGCCCAGCAGACCGGCTACGAGCCCGGAACCTTCGCACACACCGTCGTCGACGCCCATGTCTACTGCGGTCGTGGCGATCGGGGCGAGTGGTACGGCGAGCACCTCGACGAACTCCAGTCCCGACTCGCCGACGTCGACGATCGCGAGGAGTACCTGGACGTCAAGGGGTGGCTCGAGTCCGAAGCGCCGCCGGAGGCCGAGGGCGACGAGCGCCTCGATCACGTCCCCGGTCTGCTCGAACAGCTGTCGCGGGAACCGCTCGATCGACCGACCCTCGACCTCGCGGCGACGTCGATCGACGACCTCAGCTACGAGGACGTCCAGTTGCGCGAGTACGACTCCCACGAGGGGATCGCGTTCTCGGTGGCCGAATGA
- a CDS encoding type II toxin-antitoxin system VapC family toxin has product MIVDTDVLIDLMQDSDRAKRKIAALEEQHVPLRVSAVSQFELYHSLERVETPSERRRHIEAVLETKPTYPADGAVMKKAGRIDGRLAAEGQAIGIGDTIIGATALVHEESVLTRNVEHFERIDEIDIESY; this is encoded by the coding sequence GTGATCGTCGATACGGACGTTCTTATCGACCTGATGCAGGATTCCGATCGAGCGAAGCGAAAGATCGCTGCCCTCGAAGAGCAACACGTCCCGCTTCGGGTGTCGGCCGTCTCCCAGTTCGAACTCTATCACAGCCTCGAACGAGTGGAGACGCCGAGCGAGCGGCGGCGACACATCGAAGCCGTCCTCGAAACGAAGCCGACGTATCCTGCCGACGGCGCAGTGATGAAGAAAGCCGGACGAATCGATGGCCGCCTGGCTGCGGAAGGACAGGCGATCGGGATCGGTGATACGATCATCGGTGCGACGGCGCTCGTCCACGAGGAATCGGTCCTCACGAGAAACGTCGAACACTTCGAACGAATCGACGAGATCGATATCGAATCGTACTGA
- a CDS encoding antitoxin VapB family protein encodes MGDTEYRNVRLTEDAYQRLKSRKQAGESFSDTVERIAGERSLLDLAGLLSDAEAEELREAIRERNDRSRDELDRRVDRMDS; translated from the coding sequence ATGGGCGATACCGAGTACCGAAACGTTCGGCTTACCGAGGACGCGTACCAGCGGCTCAAAAGCCGCAAACAGGCTGGAGAGTCGTTCTCCGACACCGTCGAGCGAATCGCCGGCGAGCGGTCACTGCTCGATCTCGCGGGACTCCTCTCCGATGCCGAAGCCGAGGAGTTGCGCGAAGCGATTCGCGAGCGGAACGATCGATCGCGAGACGAACTCGACCGACGCGTCGACCGAATGGACTCGTGA